The Choloepus didactylus isolate mChoDid1 chromosome 15, mChoDid1.pri, whole genome shotgun sequence genome segment GTTTCACCTAATCCAAGGATCCAGATAACATGCAAAGAATCCTTGGAAGCCCTAATAATAATGTACACCCATCCTAAACCCTAACGTCTCTTGGGTAAGTCCTCAGCTGTGATGATACTATAATGCATATCATATTCTTAAAATAATCAGCAAATACTCGAAGGCTGATTGAACACTGGAGAAAGGAAGTGCTGAGAGTTACGCCTTTATATTTAACTTAAGGAGAGGAGACTGTCAACACACAGGCATGGAATGTTCCTGCTCATCCTTAGCCCTCACTTGTATGTCTCCCAGGTGAAGCCCACCCTGAATCCCCAGGGAAGAGGGGAATTCTCTTAGCACTCGCTGCCTCCCTAGCCCCATGATGGTCCTGAGCACAGAGGGCTGGCCTTATCCGTCAAGGCGTGTGTCTCCCGTCTGAGCACGTGTTCCCAAGGACAGTGCCTCATTTTCTTCTGTGTGCCCAGTACCCAGTACAGTGCCTGTTTCACTGAAGACACTTCGGTGCTGTTTACTGGGTAAGTGGAAGCATCAGAAGAAAGCTGGGGTGGCCAGAGAAGGCCAGACAAGACCTGGAGCACCGAAAGGAAACTGTCCATGGGCAGGAGGATAGGGGTGCATTGGTAAGGGAGCCAGTGCAAGTGAAGACACAAGTGGAGACTGACCTTGGTGACAGTGAGGGTACTGGCTTAACTTCAGCGGAGGAAAAACTGTTGAGGAGCCATGAAAAATCTAAAGAGAAAAGCAGAGTGGGGAAGGATGATAGAgaacattcaggaaaaaaaaatagattggccCCTTAAGAGTTGCTTTTTTGGAAGTGCTAACCTACAGGAACTCATGGAGAGATCTACAAAGATGAGAGACATGCACAGAAGACTGGGGTGAAGAGCTGAGGGCAGGGAAGATAAGAAGGCCATGGTCAGGTGGGAATAGCGTGAatggagaagaagaaatcaataggAGAAGCGAcaagatggaaaaacaaaaaaagtcactGGGACCTGGTGATGACTGGATATGGGGGGTTCAACTGGAGAGTGAATCAGGCAAAGATTTGGCAGCATCTGTTAGTGCAGCCTCAGAATAAAAATACTGAAGGACCAAACGCTACTCTAATTTGGGGTATGGGTCTGTTGACCCATCGCAAGTCAGTTCTGCCCTTCATTCAACACTTATGTGTGCCTCCTGCTCCAGGCTCAGCCAAGGTGAATGCAGAAGCTGTGTTTCTGAGGTGAGTATGAACCACCCCAGGGTCTCAAGCCATTACTCTGTGTCAAACACCCTCCCAGCAAAGACCACTGAGTCCTCCTTAATATTGCCAGAGAAGCGGCAAAGCTTTTCATGCACAAGGAGCAGAACTCTGCAAGGGTGAGATGtgacttcatatttttaaaaaatagctgctTATAATTATGCGTGGAGAAGACAGAAGGCCACAATAGCTGTTGGCCTAGGAAAGAATTAAAGAGCCACCTGACCTGGCAGAATAGAAAATAACACCAGGATTGATGCGGGGTAtaatttatattgtagaataaaacatgacagctatTTGGGTGTCATAGTTTAAAGTATGCAACATACAgacattttttgtttatcttttttttttcctcccccacaATCTGTTGGGTATTAAATGTTAGAACTTCACCCCTAAGCTCACCTGCAATGAATAACACTTGCTGCTAGGAACACTCCTTCTGTTTCCATAAACCCTTGGCACAGCCTCCTGGTGGACAACATCTGTTGTCCATCTGTCCATTGGGGAGATGGACTTTCCCGAGGATCCCTTTGTTGCCCATCAGCTGcgatggaaggaagaaaaagcctCCTACACTTTATGCTGTGGGTCTTAATTCATGCCCTTTGGTTCCACTCCAGATTAAACCACCCCTGCATCATTTTCAGGCCAAGAGTCAGGAAAGGCTCGAGAATTCAAACCCAAACACTCTTTCCTCATCACATGGATGGGCTGCAAAACATGAGGGCTTGAAACAGCACATGGACTTCTAAAGCCCTTCCGTGAGGACTGGTGTGGGCTCCTTGGGCAGTATTTTCTCTGCTTTGCTGTCAGCTTCTAAACAGGAGCTGATTACAAGAAGTGctcatttccctctttctttcttggcTTAGTTACCACTGCAGTGAATCCATGACCTTCCAAAGCCTAGGATTTGGCTAGACTAAAACAACGCTGAAGATACACTATAATGAAAaatgcagtgggggtgggggaatccTCTTGATGATAGTGGATGGGCACTTACATAGCCTTGTCAGAAAGACACATTGCAGCTTCAACTCTAAAGGATTTCAATTGTAGTGAATGTCTCCCTCCAAGCAGGAATTTTGCCCTGGGTGTTACAATATGGTAATCCTGAGATTAAACTAAGAGAAGCATCAGGAGAGAAATACTCTATGACACAAGGTCATTTTTGAAAAGTCAATGTTCTAATTTTAGTTCTGGATATATCATAAGTCAAATCAcgccatttagaaaaaaaaaatacaagtgataGACTCAGCATAGCTGATCAATAAGGTAAAGCCCTCCCTGAGTCGATCCCAGTATCTACATGTTTTCCTTGGAGTGGAATCCAATAAAGTCTAAGAAAGGGGAGCCACCTCTTCTGTGACCTCAATCCCACCTCCAGCTGACCCCAAAACTACCAGACTGATGACTACTGACTGATTATTGGAACCATCCAGGGAGAGGGCAAGTGGGACAAAAAGGATTCCAGTTTTTTCTCTGTACATACTGCAATAATCTAAATGTACTCATGAGCTAGGCTCAAAACCCTTATCTCTCAGATTCTTTGAAATCATCATGCTAAtatgagaggagagagaagcaggGAACAGCTTTACTAATTGTACAGATGATTTTGGTTAGGAGGAGGAACTACCAGTTTTACTGAACTCTCTATGGTCATTATTAGCTAGTAAAGCTAATTGCTGTAAGTAAAGTTAATTTTTTACATTGAAGTAACATCTCATTTAGAGGACGGATTATTTTTTCAGTCAACTTTCAACACCATCATACAGTTTTGCTAATTGATTTCTACTAATTAAGATTCCATTTGGATAAAGGATGAGCAAAGGTTAATGTCAGTATAAgctgaaaatcaaagaactaactaaGGGTGGGACATAAATGAGGAGGAAAGCCTGTCCATTTAAGGGGACTGTTTTCTGGTTCTTCTAAAACCTCAACCCCAAATCCAAAGCAACTCTATAAAATGGTTGTgttcacttccttctttcctattcATTAGAGATGGGCCAGAGTAAGCTTCTGTGGCAACAGTGGTTTATACTATGGGGTTAAAATAATTGACCAAAGTCACTGTTAGTTAAAATGTGTTTCATAAAATTACAGGTAGGAGTGAACTGGGGCCCTGTCCAGGATGCTTTTCTGTTTCAAAAGCTGTCTTGAAGTTCCCCAAGTGCCCTTTTCCCTAATTCAGACTTGGACTGGCCATCAGTTCGTAATGACGGATGCTGTACTGCAATCTTCCCCAAATCAACAGAACGTCCTTTGGCATGTGTCCTCCAAGGTATCACAACACTGCAGCGCTGCAACGAGAGCCGACTGCTCCTTCACAGCAGGGCATCTGCATTCATTTACTTACCCCCTTTTAGTCCTCTTAATCAGTGATCCCTGAAGAAGCCAACAAATGTCTGGAAGACTATCATTTCAGtgtattaaaggaaattaaacgGAGACAGTCCAAAACCTATAGCAGTTAGCTCTGCCCCGAGGAAAAGAAGGGTTCCATTGTTGAAGAATCAATCTCGGTGCCTAGAAAACAGATCTTAAAGATAACTTATTTCACCACCCAAGTGAATTCTAAAGGGGTGAAATTctactttattttgctttccctCTAGGAAGCTGCACATCAATGGATAGTATATTAATTTTCACCACCCTCCCAACCCAAATAACCTAATGCTCAGGCATTCCCCCAGCATATGGAATAAAATGCTGACCCAATTAAGCTTGGAGTTCAGCCAGCATCTCTGACTCCAAGGTGTCCCAACAGTGGGAAAGCCACTAGAATAACCAATAATATCGTGCAGTCCCCGTCCAGCCTCGTGAGATGGCTTGCCTGGCTCTTTTGCTACCTCTGTACCTGATGGACACAGGGCACCGTCTGGCCAGCTGTTTCCCACTGCAGCACCTGGGTCCAGTTGGGTGCATCCTGCCTCACACAGTACCTCGTAGTGCCCAAGTAGAAACTTCTAGGTCAGTGCACAGATTTTAAGAATGGAGACGACCCAATGGAGATTAGTTCTTGTTAGCTGATGAGGTCCCACAAAGTTTCCTTCAGATTATAGGCCaaatcatttcatttctgattaaaACAGATGGTGTTTCCATCCTAACAGCGAGTTTTCTTGTATATTGAgctctatccatctatctgtacGTATTTCTGTACATATGTATGTAGAGAGACATGTCTACAtgatatacacatatgcacacatacatacacacatgctattgatattttgacattcattttctttattcagaccttcctcaaaacaagaaaaaatgaccTTTGGGAGACTGCTCTTACCCAAATCTAATCATTTCTGGGTCTCTCTTATTCTAGTACAATTGTTTATACTTTCCAGAGGTCTGTCCTGTCATTATGCTTAACTTATGGATTGACTTTGCCCTGTGTTTCTTTTAATTGGCAAAACAATATAACAACATTGCCCATCCCCCTAAAACActggaaaacagaagggaaaatacATCTCCCAAAATGAAGACGTCCCAAAGGTCTAAACACCTAAAGAATTACtatgtttgttcattttctcccAATTCAATTTGGTAGActgctttctttcacttaacattatttCATAAGTGCTTTTCGATGATACTAAATAATCTTTACAATTATCATTTTAATGGCCATACTGGGTGAATGTACAGcataatttacttaaccattTACCTATTGTTAGGCATTTATTTGCCTCTGTTTTTCACTTCCAAGTtggaatgaacatttttatacaacctaTTAATTTAAAGCAGTATGCAAGATGACTCTTCATCACTAATCTAAAAATACAGGGTTTATATATTTACAACTCACATTTGATTATGAAATTTAATTTGAGGGTAATTAAGACATTTATATTCCAAACAGCTCCTCAACATCAAGCTCTCCCTGAATCAGACAGGCACAACCATGACTAGCCATTTGCACCTCAAGACAGCGCAGCCCAGTGAATTCTAAAACACCGTTTTCgtatgaaaaataaactttatggACTCCTGCTACTTTGGAGCCAAGAGATCAACTCCAAGAACCCTAGTCCACCTCCGCTGAGGTGACCCAGCCAAGGCAAGGCATTGCCCAAAATGCTGCTGGGGTTTCATGCTCAGTCCAAAACTCAAGACAGCCCCCACTCAGACCATGCTCCAGGGCCCTGAGGGCTCCTGGGAACGATGTGCAGACTCTGCTTAACTCAGACCCAGACCTGTGGAGGGAAGAGGCCAAGGAAATTGCCCAGATGGGCTTCAGCAATTGGATGCTTTCTGTGGTCTATCATGAGTCACCTCAGGTGACAGATTTCTGTGAGCCAGGGGTAGCAGTTTAGTGCATGGGCTTGGAAGGGGTTCCGCTGCGGAATTCTGAAGAAGTTGCAAAAAGAAAGCCTTATGCCTCATTTTCTCAATCTGCAGTAGGAGGACAAAAATAGCACCTCCCCATCAGGTTACTACTGTAggtcaaatgagaaaatgcaagcGAAGTGCCAGGGAGCGTGTCAGCACTGGCAAGAACACAGAAGTACGTGACTTGGCCTGTAAATGAATGAtggaatggatgaatgaacacCTGCAAGGAGATTCTACGTGTCTCACAGTCTTCTGTAGAATGCTCAAATTACCTTCATGGCAAAATCATTTTCTGGATGGTAAACATCGCAAGGTTGATCCCACCAACAAACAGTAAATGTGCCCACCTTAAGAAGACAGTAATTCTTAATGTTGAAGAAAATTCCATTCTAAAGCTTTAGAAAATACTATCCAGCATCAAAAAGACTCAGAACCTCATCTGAAGTCGAAATAAGTCAAATACAAAATGTCCTTGGTAGCTTTCCTATCCAGCGGGGTCAGGATAATTCTATTactattacttaaaaataaatttaaaaaaaaattttaagtcaacaacaaagaaaataaactgatTTAAAATCCTCAGTGTTCCACTGTTTTTACTGATAAACAAATGATTTGTATATACTTAGCAATGCCCTATATAACAGAGAAAGctcagaattattatttttttgttatttctcgACTGGCAATTAATTCTTCTGATTTGTTTTATTAGTTTGACGGTTGGGCCCAAGACTCAGAATATCTTTCCAAACCAGCAGACTGATGTCAGAAAATTATTTCAGTGCAATTCCTGGGAAATCATGATGATGAATAGCATGGAGGGAAAAACTTATTCAGACCCACATTTTTCAGTAGTGGCAGGGAAAAGGCTGAAGAATTACTAGTAAATTGCTTTTTATAAAAATGCTCTCTCTTTCAAATTTTCCCTAGTATGAAGGTCTTCTGCAGAATGATGGCACAATAGATTTTGAAACACCTGGACAACAAAGGCAGTTAAAGAATGAATATGAGATAAGCGTGAGGGTGaagatttaattttcttattgtaCCCCCACCATCTCCCATACTATCCCCCATCAAGACCTTTTGTGTGCATCTTTTTAACCTGTTGGAATAAGTGTCTTGAAAAAGATACATAGTATCTATCTTTAGCAGGCATGCCCTGTCCCACCCATTACCCACAATCTAGATCTCCCCCAAACGGAGCTGAGGATGTCAATGCTACTTTCCTTTAACCCTCTCTCCAAAATGGCCCAGTGTTCTGAGCTTCAAATCTGTACTTCTTACAAAGTCTTCAAATATCCCCAGTGCTTGGCTTAAGCCTCAAAGACCAAAAAAGATTCGTTTCTGTATCTTCTCCAGCTAACTCcgatgagattgttacagattgaTTATTTTGTCAGGAGACAAAACTCTTCACAGGGGTTAGGACTTGCCTGGCTCTCGGCTCATCTCAGATGGACCCTCAGGGCAGGTGTGCTGTGACCTGCTCGTGCCCGTGGCAGGTGGGGGCACTGCTGTCTGTCCTTGCTCTGTCACTTTGCTTCCTACCCAAAGCCTTCCTTTCAGTACACACTCTAGGATAAAATGGCGGCAGCCTTAGCCATCTGGGGCTGGAAGTTAACTCGGTGGTTCTCAGCAGGTGGTGTTCTGGCCCTCTGGGGCATTTGGCAGTGCCTGGAGACAGTTTTGGTTGTCACACTGGAGCGTGGAGGTGCTGCTGGCATGTAGTGGGTGGACACCGAGGAAGCTGCTGAACACCCTACACGGTACAGCACTGTCCCCACCATAAAGAGTGAGCTGGCCCCAAAGGTCAGCAGTGTGTTGTTGAGAAATCCCAGTCTAGATTATGGTTCGCTGTGCTCTAATGTGGTAGCTGGTTAGCTATGGAAGACATAATTTATGAAATACTTGAGTTTTCTAGAAGTCTTTCATTCAGTCAATACTAGCAAAATGCCAGGACCACATAAGCCTGGGTTGCCGAGGGAAATTTCACAGGGTCCCCAGATGGCAGGGAACTGTCTGCAGTCTCAGAGGGGTCCAGAGggttttctcccttcttcctcttccccaaACCACCACATCCACGGGCCTCCAATATGAACTCGGTAAGAACTCAGGGCATGGGGAAGGCTTCCTGCTTCTTGGTTGGCTAGACTCTTGGTCTACCAGAACCAGCCTGGATTTAGGGGTCCCATACATCAGGATCTAGCTCCTGCTTGTACACtcttatttgctgtgtgaccttgaacagcAACATACCCTCTCTGAGCCCTCATTTCCTCCTTGAAACAGGGAGTGTGGCACTGACCTTCAGGCCTGGTCCATGCAAGGACTGGCAGAGCACGTGGCCCTCAGactcactaccaccaccaccggCAGCCCCCAGCCTCACCTGGGGGTCTCTGTGAGGGGCCATCAGGCTCCCCCATGGCAGGTCACACAGTCTGTCCACTGCCCACTCACATCCATCTCTGCCTTCTGAGTCCCTCATTCCAAGCCCTGCCTGCCCATCACCCCTCCCATCTGACTGTTTTCTTCTCAAACACAAGGAAAACCAGAGAATGCTAACTCACAGACAACAGACTTAACGATATTTCCTCGCTTTCAGTTCAGCCCTCAAGAAAGTTCTTCCATGTGCAATAAACAGCTGTGAATCTGCCTAATAAAGTGAAGGCGTTTTACCCCACTGGTATTCCCCGAGAGGAATCGTTGGCCACCTGCATCTTTTTAGCTACATTTAATAATTCAGCCCAGGATGAATTTGCATGATTAACATAAAGccacatgattttattttctttcagaatttaagTACTGAAACAACcaccattgttttcctttttagaggTTGCGATCAAAACACAAAACTTGATTCTAGGGTGAATAATTTCTCTTTACAGAGAAAAGGATTTTCAAATACCACTTCCCACTGAATCAAAGAGAAAAGTTGCAAACTCGGCTTTTGGAGATGCAGGGAAATCCGGGTTCTTTTCATGGATAGTGTTAACCCCTTAGAAGCAAGCCACACCCCCAAGATTTATTCTTTATGGTAAACTATCCCCCAACATCCCTAAGGGATAGCTTAAATATACATCTATTTCAGTTCCTCAACTTATCTGCACACAACACTTACCTGCATGGGACACCTAGAATCTCATCTTCCGATAAGTCTTTAAGAGCAAAACAGCAATTCTCTTGGATCCCAATAATAGATTAATCATGTCATccttaaaaaatagtaaaaacccCAAACCAAATAAGTTGTATTTGGTAAACCATCTGCCTTGAAAGTTTATATGTGCGTATGAAGTGATAATTTGCAAAGCAGAAGAGGCAGCCTCGTTGGGTTTCTTGATGAATATAGTAAAACAGGTTTGTCTAATGGGGAAACATGCATtactatcaaaagaaaaaaaatgagtgtaTCCCACATGGGAAAGCAAGCAGGCTTTAATATCTGAGAAGCATCTCAAGCTGTGCCTGCTAGCAATTCTCCGCCTGTCTGATTTCCCTTAACCTAAAGGCTGCCCTCAcctgtttaaaaataattagaaaccaCATAGCATAATGTGGGCTAAAAGTCTGTACTGCCTACGTTTGCGTGTGTGTTTCTGCCCCGCTGACACATCTTTGCTGTTTCTGAATGCAGGAACCATGGTCAGTAAGGAAACCAGCAAATGCATACTCACAGCTTCCGAGAGCGAAGTGGAACCAGCTGCCTCTCTGGCCCTGGAAATGAAATACGCCCTGGATCCCAATCGGCAGATTAAAAAACGCAACAAAGCCCTGCAGGTGCGGTTTAAGGATATCTGCGAGGCGCAGAATGAGCAGAGGGACCTCCAGCTCTCAGGAGGACAGCTGAGCGAGAAGAGGGAGGCCAAGCCCGTCGCCTACAAAGCCGCTTACCGCAAATACATGACTGTGCCGGCGCGGAGGGCCATCCCCAACGTGACCAAGAGCACGGGCGTGCAGACGTCGCCGGGTCTGAAGAAGTGCTACCAGACCTTCCCCCTGGACCGCAAAAAAGGGAACCTCAAAAGCATCCCTGCAGCGGATCCCTTCAAAAGTCAAAACAATGGGTTTTTGATCAGTGCTAAAGAGGGGAGCGAGGGAAAACAGACAGAGGACGCCGGGCCTTGTGGGGCGGCCCGGGTGCAGACGACGGCCTTGGTTTTCCACTCCAGTGAGCACGTGGACGCGGCGGACCAGCCTTTAGGGCCCAGCTGTGCAGAGCTGGGTACGAACCGGGATTTGCTCAGCTGCCCAGAGGGTCCTTTCCAGAACTCCACTCGGCCTCCTTCCAAAGAGCCCGACTACCAGCCGCCCGGGAAAGCCAAACAGGACAGGGGGACGCCAGAGACAGAGGAGCCCGCTCGGCCGGCCCCGGGGAGGCTGTTTAAGACGGAGGTCGCCACTGAGCCTGCCTTGTCCAACTCCGCGGCGGCCAGCGAGTGGTCCCTCTGGCCAGCAGGGGCGGACGAGGAGCGGAGGAGGGCGGTGCAGGTGAACGGGCTCCAGGCCCCCCCAGGTGCCGCACCCACCTGCGCGCCCCTGCTGCGGTGCCCGTCCCCCGAATGTGGTGAAAAGGCCCCGCAGGCCCCAGCCCCACCCGCAGAGGAAGGCCAGCTGTGTACAGCGGCTGTCGCTGTGGGTGATGAATGCCAGCAAATTGTGCCTCAGACGGAAGTGGTGGACCTGAAAGCACAGCTGCAGATGATGGAGAACTTGATCAGCTCAAGCCAAGAAACTATCAAAGTGCTGTTGGGTGTCATTCAGGAGCTGGAGAAAGGAGAGGCTCATCGAGAAGGGTATGTGTGCTCACACTTGTCTTGGCTTTCTCACtctcggggtgggggggtgtccCGTGTGCAGCCCTGAAAGCCCCAACCCATAATGAGACTAAAGCCAGTGTCTGTGAATACCCTGTAGTCTCAGGATGCAGCGAGCACTAAGGGGAATTGTTTGTTTTATGATGCTAGACTTCATTACATCCTCACCTTCAGGATAAACTCGTTGGTTAGTATGCACCTGTGTGGCCTTGCGTTCAATACTCAGCCTATATTTTGAATGAATTGATGGGTCTTCCGTTTTTATCCACTAGGACTAAAGGTTTATGATATTAGTAATACACAATAGGTATGCCAGTCCACTCTCCAATCCAAATAAAAAGCCAATTTGCCTCTTAGGAATCAgattagagaagagaaaagaacgAATTCTGATGGCCTTCGGAAAAAGAAACACTGACTTGGTTATAACTGGAATAACTTCCATCTGTAGGGcaatgtgtttttctttgttgacCTGGAACTTGAACGAGCAGTATCCGCCCCTCGCAAAGCACCACTGTGTGTTTGATCAGGACACTCACCGCCTCCCAAGGGTTGTCCAGTGGGGTCCATTTGGGCTGCAGAA includes the following:
- the INSYN2A gene encoding inhibitory synaptic factor 2A isoform X3; its protein translation is MWAKSLYCLRLRVCFCPADTSLLFLNAGTMVSKETSKCILTASESEVEPAASLALEMKYALDPNRQIKKRNKALQVRFKDICEAQNEQRDLQLSGGQLSEKREAKPVAYKAAYRKYMTVPARRAIPNVTKSTGVQTSPGLKKCYQTFPLDRKKGNLKSIPAADPFKSQNNGFLISAKEGSEGKQTEDAGPCGAARVQTTALVFHSSEHVDAADQPLGPSCAELGTNRDLLSCPEGPFQNSTRPPSKEPDYQPPGKAKQDRGTPETEEPARPAPGRLFKTEVATEPALSNSAAASEWSLWPAGADEERRRAVQVNGLQAPPGAAPTCAPLLRCPSPECGEKAPQAPAPPAEEGQLCTAAVAVGDECQQIVPQTEVVDLKAQLQMMENLISSSQETIKVLLGVIQELEKGEAHREGVELDFKQQEDKLQPVLRKLHPIEEAQVAPSPYSQETYSATPKQKSKTESKKHGRWKLWFL
- the INSYN2A gene encoding inhibitory synaptic factor 2A isoform X1 gives rise to the protein MWAKSLYCLRLRVCFCPADTSLLFLNAGTMVSKETSKCILTASESEVEPAASLALEMKYALDPNRQIKKRNKALQVRFKDICEAQNEQRDLQLSGGQLSEKREAKPVAYKAAYRKYMTVPARRAIPNVTKSTGVQTSPGLKKCYQTFPLDRKKGNLKSIPAADPFKSQNNGFLISAKEGSEGKQTEDAGPCGAARVQTTALVFHSSEHVDAADQPLGPSCAELGTNRDLLSCPEGPFQNSTRPPSKEPDYQPPGKAKQDRGTPETEEPARPAPGRLFKTEVATEPALSNSAAASEWSLWPAGADEERRRAVQVNGLQAPPGAAPTCAPLLRCPSPECGEKAPQAPAPPAEEGQLCTAAVAVGDECQQIVPQTEVVDLKAQLQMMENLISSSQETIKVLLGVIQELEKGEAHREGLSYRTGQDTANCDTCRNSACIIYSVELDFKQQEDKLQPVLRKLHPIEEAQVAPSPYSQETYSATPKQKSKTESKKHGRWKLWFL
- the INSYN2A gene encoding inhibitory synaptic factor 2A isoform X2; protein product: MWAKSLYCLRLRVCFCPADTSLLFLNAGTMVSKETSKCILTASESEVEPAASLALEMKYALDPNRQIKKRNKALQVRFKDICEAQNEQRDLQLSGGQLSEKREAKPVAYKAAYRKYMTVPARRAIPNVTKSTGVQTSPGLKKCYQTFPLDRKKGNLKSIPAADPFKSQNNGFLISAKEGSEGKQTEDAGPCGAARVQTTALVFHSSEHVDAADQPLGPSCAELGTNRDLLSCPEGPFQNSTRPPSKEPDYQPPGKAKQDRGTPETEEPARPAPGRLFKTEVATEPALSNSAAASEWSLWPAGADEERRRAVQVNGLQAPPGAAPTCAPLLRCPSPECGEKAPQAPAPPAEEGQLCTAAVAVGDECQQIVPQTEVVDLKAQLQMMENLISSSQETIKVLLGVIQELEKGEAHREGHGSFARKPEQGLTQTTAGRTGHHRTYQCGATQVCDARRIEMTCLICALTLTNHSESGALPRPARR
- the INSYN2A gene encoding inhibitory synaptic factor 2A isoform X4 translates to MVSKETSKCILTASESEVEPAASLALEMKYALDPNRQIKKRNKALQVRFKDICEAQNEQRDLQLSGGQLSEKREAKPVAYKAAYRKYMTVPARRAIPNVTKSTGVQTSPGLKKCYQTFPLDRKKGNLKSIPAADPFKSQNNGFLISAKEGSEGKQTEDAGPCGAARVQTTALVFHSSEHVDAADQPLGPSCAELGTNRDLLSCPEGPFQNSTRPPSKEPDYQPPGKAKQDRGTPETEEPARPAPGRLFKTEVATEPALSNSAAASEWSLWPAGADEERRRAVQVNGLQAPPGAAPTCAPLLRCPSPECGEKAPQAPAPPAEEGQLCTAAVAVGDECQQIVPQTEVVDLKAQLQMMENLISSSQETIKVLLGVIQELEKGEAHREGLSYRTGQDTANCDTCRNSACIIYSVELDFKQQEDKLQPVLRKLHPIEEAQVAPSPYSQETYSATPKQKSKTESKKHGRWKLWFL